CAAACGAAACCTCACCCCGCACAATGTCGTCGAAGGCCATGGTCTGCCCGGCTGGCATCCGGAATCGCACAGCCAGCCCATCTGCCAGCGTGGACCCGCTGACCTCCCGGTTCTCGGCATCGCACAGGTAGGCCAGCCCACGCTCCAGAAGGTCCGCCACGACCTGGCGGTGGCGTTCCTGGCGCGCTGACTGGAAGATCGGTCCCTCGTCCCAGTCCAAGCCCAGCCACTCCAGCTCCGCGAGCAAGTTGTCGGTGAGGTCGCGTCGGTTGCGCTCGGCGTCGGTGTCCTCGATTCGCAGCACGTACGTTCCGCCCACCGAGCGGGCGTACAGCCAGTTGAACAAGGCCGTCCGAGCACTGCCGACGTGTAGGAAGCCGGTGGGCGACGGGGCGAAGCGGACTCGGGCGGTCACTGGCCCGAGACTACCGGCGGGCCCACGTTGGCAATCCGGCCCGGTGGCCGATCAGGGCAGCCCGACGATGGTCCGCCGGATGATCCCGGCGACCGTGTCGACTAGTACGTCGTGGGAGACACCCCACCGCTCCAGGCCGTGCTGGTGGTTGGCCACATGGGCCAGCATCCCGACGACCACGCCGGCCGAAGCCATGGGGTCTCCGGGAATACGCCGCTCGGCAGCCAGGTCCATAAGGGCTGAGGTGGCTCCGGCCAGCAGGAAGGTTCGGATATCTCGGAACCGGAGGTCGCCCTCCATGCTGGCCAGGTCAAGGACCCGCAGCACCGGCTTGTGGCGGGTCCAGAACTCCAGCATCCCATCGGCAACCACTTTGGCCGACCCGTCGGGGTCGCCGTCCCAGTCACGGTTGGAAACCAGCTTGCGGAGGTCACCGTGCCAGGCTTCTGACAGATCGCTGGCCAGCGCCAACATGACCGACTCCACGTCGGGGAAGTACTGGTAGAAGGTGGCCGGCGAGGTTCCAGCCTCCTGGGCAATGTCGACCACCTTCAGGTCGCGGTACGCCACCGAGTCCAGTAGTTCACGCGTGGCGCTGAGTAGTTTCTGGCGGGTGGCCAGACCCCGTCGGCCGGGAACGCGGCCGTCAGCGGCCCGCAGATCAGAGTCGATCTCCACGGTTCCGGTCTGCTCGTCCACGGTGATCACCGTAGTCCCGCCCCAGTATCTGATGCTGTGTCAGGTCCGGGGTC
The DNA window shown above is from Acidimicrobiales bacterium and carries:
- a CDS encoding glutamate--tRNA ligase family protein — encoded protein: MTARVRFAPSPTGFLHVGSARTALFNWLYARSVGGTYVLRIEDTDAERNRRDLTDNLLAELEWLGLDWDEGPIFQSARQERHRQVVADLLERGLAYLCDAENREVSGSTLADGLAVRFRMPAGQTMAFDDIVRGEVSF
- a CDS encoding TetR/AcrR family transcriptional regulator; translated protein: MDEQTGTVEIDSDLRAADGRVPGRRGLATRQKLLSATRELLDSVAYRDLKVVDIAQEAGTSPATFYQYFPDVESVMLALASDLSEAWHGDLRKLVSNRDWDGDPDGSAKVVADGMLEFWTRHKPVLRVLDLASMEGDLRFRDIRTFLLAGATSALMDLAAERRIPGDPMASAGVVVGMLAHVANHQHGLERWGVSHDVLVDTVAGIIRRTIVGLP